Below is a window of Leptospiraceae bacterium DNA.
CGTTATGGAATTTTAAAATGCGAATGCATACCGGTTATTTTAGTTCCTGCTAGAGAAGCTTCTTTAGACAGGATGAACAAGAACTATTGAGTAAGAAGCCGATATCGAATTCAGATTGCGAATTGCATGAAAAATAAGAATTTCATTTCAGGAAAAAATACTGAAATTATTGGAAATGCCTAGAATTATTGTTGTAAATTTCAGTGCCTTCTTATAGGATGCGACACGATAAGTTTCAAAGAATATTAAAAGGTAAACAAAACTATGGCATTAGATTTAAAAAAGAAACTGAAAGAGCTGCCTTATGATGCAATGGAGCCACTAGTAAGTAGTTTTTTTGTTGAACCGATAATAAAGGAGGTATTTAATTTTTCTGATAACGAGAAGCTTCCAGAGTTTAATACTGATCCATCAAAACCTAGAATAAATGTTGATTTTGCACTCAGGAAGAATACTGGGACAGATATATTCATAGTAGATAAAAAGAATCCAACTGTATTAATAGAAGTCAAAGGAAGAGCTATCAAAGGAAACCCTTTAATCTTCACAAAAGTCAGCACTGCATATCTTGATGTGAAAAAACAACTAAGAGATTATATGTTAGGTGAAAACTGCCAGACTGTTAAATGGGGAATTTTTACCAATGGTTCTGTTATACAACTTTTCAGACGACACGGAACAGTTGTTATCCCCGCAACTGATTTAATTGAATTGAATGAAAAGAATATAATTGCTACTTTTAATTTTATAAAGAGCAAAATTTTTGATCTATCAAATGAAGCGTTAGTTATCAGTGTTTACAATGATAAGGGTGGTGTTGGTAAAACAACAACTGTTTCTAATTTAGGGACAGTACTTGCTATGAAAAATAAAAAAGTATTATTAATCGACTTTGATTTACAGCAAAAAGATTTAACAAGAGTAATGGGAGCTATAGAAAGGAAAGTTAAAATACCATTATCTACTTGTTTAAAAACTCAAAATATCTCATTGGAGAAAGTATAAAGGTATTAAAATACGGTAATGCTAAGAAAGTTTCGACTGAAGTCTCCTTAGTTCCCGGTGATGATGGATTCGATTCTAATGATACAAAGGCTATCGAAAAAAGTAGTGCTAGATTAAAAGATTTACTAGACCCTCAAAGAAAAAACTTTGATTATATAATTATTGATTGTCCTACCAATTGGAATTTTTTTAGTCAAAGCTCTGTTTATGCATCTGACATTGTTCTGATTCCGGCAAAGCATAATAGTATCGCATCTCTTCATAATTCTAGTAAAGTAGTTTTGAAGTATCTTCCTGAAGTAAGAGCAGATAGAAAAGATGGATGCCCTTATGAACTACCAATATTTTTTAATGGGGAAGATTACACAGACGCACAAAATAAAATTACACAGGAAGAAATTAAAAAAATTATAAATAGTCAAAGCAGTGATGAACAAAAAACGCTTAGCTATTTTTTTTCTCCAAAATCACTAAAAGATGAAATTTATAGAATAAAATTTTTAGCAAAAATTCCTGAATCAGACTTTAAAAACCAACCTGCAGTATTGAATCAAAAAATTGTAAGAGAAATTTATCTAGATTTTGCAAAGGAGTATTTAGATGGGAAACTTTAATGATATTGGACAACTAAAAGAATTACCTTTAGACAACATTTCGGTAAAAAACAAGCCAAACGATATATTCGAATACTTAATATTAGGCATTGCATCGGAAATAGGAAAAAATGGAAATTATAATCCGGTTCCCGTCATTGTAACTAGCACTGGTTCTTATGAATATGAAGTAGTATCAAACCATTTAACCTACTATGCCTGTAAACACTTAGGGCTAGAAAAAATTTATTGTATCGTTGTAGAAAATGACAATAAGATAAAAAGACTTTGTAAAATTTTAAATTCAGAACTTTCACCAAAAATAAATCTGACAACTGCAAGTAGAGAAGAAATTGCATCTTCTCTAAGATATGTGAAGGAACAATTTAAACTTAGTAAGTTTGATATTCAAAAAGCTACGATTCGGATTACAGACTCTCCACTCAGAAAATATTGGAGGTCTTTAGATGATTTGATCGATTTAAAATGTGGAATTAATGAAAAGAATACTGATTTATTTAAAAATATTTACGAACTCCATCCCTTTGATCGTCCAAAAATAAATCTGACAACGGCAACTAGAGAAGAAATTGCTTCTTCTCTACAATATGTTAAAGAACAATTTAAGCTTAGTAAGTTTGATATTCAAAAAGCTACAATACAAATTTCAGATTCAATCCGAAAATACTGGACATCGATAGATGAATTGATGAAATTAAAATGCGGGATTAATGAAAAGAATATTAATTTATTTAATAATATTTACGAACTCCATCCTTTTGCGCAACCTAAAGAACCTTCTAAAGTATTTATTCTCAATGCATCTGAAAAAGAAATTCGAGAGCGGCTAACGTATTTAAAGGAAGTTTATTCTAGTGATTTTACAAATGTAGATATTGAAATTGCTACAAAGGAAATAAGAAATTCTATAAATTCTATTGGTAAGAAAAAACCAAAGGCGATTTCCCTTTTTAACTAAATTAGATGTCGGAATAGATAAAAGTGTATTGGTTGGATGAAGGAAATATTTTTGATAGAGTAATTTCATAATTCAGAATAAAAGCTTTCCTTGCACTAAAGTGTGGGACTTATACAAATTACCACCATGAATATTTCCGTTGATTGATTAGGTGAGCGGGTAATGGCAAATAAAAAGGAGAATTGCGTTATGGAAAAATCTGCATTTAGAGGATATGTATCAACTTGGTATAAAAATGATGTAGCTTTTTCGATGGAACTGATTGAAAAATTCGTTATGAATACTGAAAGGCAGGTTCAAGATTCTATAGATGAATATGAGTTACAAAAGAAAACTGTTATACTTGAAGAAATACCAGAAATTGAATTGCTCGATACAATGCAAGTTCATGATGGATTAAATAGTCAGGATTGGGATATTCGCAGGGTCTTCAATGAGTATTTCTCAAATTTGCAACGGAAATCTGCCTTATTGACATTATGCAATTATTTTGAGAATGAATTAAATAAGCTAAGCTTATTATATGAATCAGAAAAATCTTTGGAAAATAAATTTACCGATTTCAAAAAAGATAAAGGAATCGATCGTTCAACTAATTATCTAAAAAGCCAAGCTAAACTTAATGTGTATAAAGATTTAGAAATATGGAGCGAAATAAAAAATATTCAGAATATTCGCAATTTGATTGTTCATCAAGATGGAAAACTTTTAGTCAAAGACAAAAATGGAAACACGATCAAAGATCAAGAGCATATAGTAAAATATATAAAACAAAAGAGTGAACTGTTACAATTAAAATGTATTGCCGAAATCAATGAAGAAATAGAAATTAACAATGGTTTTTTGACTTATGTTGCGAATACCTATAAGCAGTATTTTAAGCTTTTACATGAATCCATTGAAGCAAGTGAATTGGTCTAATTTTCTGAATAATAGTAATTTAATATACTGAAATATATACAGAAAGAATGAAATTAACAACAGAAGAAATAATACAAGAATTTAAAAAAGTCCACGGTGATAAATATGATTACTCTAAAGTGAATTATAAAAATACGGATTCCAAAGTTTTAATAATTTGCCCCGACCATGGAGAATTTCTACAATCTCCCTACTATCATAAAAATGGACAACAATGTCCAAAATGTAGTGGAAATACAAAACTATCCAATGAAGAAGTTATTCAACAATTTAAAGAAGTTCATGGGAATAAATACGACTACTCGAAAGTAGATTATAAAAATATTGATTCAAAGGTTATGATAATATGTAAAGAACATGGAGTTTTTTTACAATCTCCTTATAACCATCGAGCAGGAAAAGAATGTCCAAAATGTTCTGGCGTAGGTCTTTCAAGGGAAGAAATTATTGCACAGTTTAGGAAGGTTCATGGGAATAAATACGATTATTCGAAAACAGAATGCACAAATACTAGAAGTCCCATTATTATCATTTGTCCTGAACATGGAGAATTTTCGCAGAATACCAATAGTCATAAGCAAGGCAATGGTTGTCCTAAATGTTCAGGAACAATGAAATTGGCTCAAAGTGAAATAATCAAAGAATTTATACAAGTCCATGGGGATAAATATGAATATTCAAAAGTAGATTATATCGGTGCTAATTCGAAAATTATCATTATCTGTCAAGAACATGGAGAATTTCAACAAACTCCAAGTAGTCATAAGCATGGTTCGGGTTGTCCTAAATGTCTTGGAATGGGAAATACTACAGAAGAAATTATTCAGCAATTTAAAGAAGTTCATGGAGACAAATACGATTATTCCAAAGTAGAATTTTTAAATAATGATACAAAAGTAGCTATTATCTGTAAAGAACACGGAGAATTCTTTCAAATCCCTAAAATTCACAAACTAGGTTCAGGTTGCGCAAAATGTTCTGGCAAAGAT
It encodes the following:
- a CDS encoding AAA family ATPase, whose protein sequence is MFKNSKYLIGESIKVLKYGNAKKVSTEVSLVPGDDGFDSNDTKAIEKSSARLKDLLDPQRKNFDYIIIDCPTNWNFFSQSSVYASDIVLIPAKHNSIASLHNSSKVVLKYLPEVRADRKDGCPYELPIFFNGEDYTDAQNKITQEEIKKIINSQSSDEQKTLSYFFSPKSLKDEIYRIKFLAKIPESDFKNQPAVLNQKIVREIYLDFAKEYLDGKL
- a CDS encoding ParA family protein gives rise to the protein MLGENCQTVKWGIFTNGSVIQLFRRHGTVVIPATDLIELNEKNIIATFNFIKSKIFDLSNEALVISVYNDKGGVGKTTTVSNLGTVLAMKNKKVLLIDFDLQQKDLTRVMGAIERKVKIPLSTCLKTQNISLEKV